One Oleidesulfovibrio alaskensis DSM 16109 genomic region harbors:
- a CDS encoding LPS-assembly protein LptD, giving the protein MRKDCRNLFFCCVVFLTCFLLTGHGAALAGTISVTDSEQETVHWNLTADRVVTHSDSNMIEAFGNVALREGDDFLKADFIRYFGDTDWVLLKGNVSVKMGRDVVDASEAEFDLKNRVGWLRDGSVFVDGPHIYFSGERVQKDFGDSYRFRNAKITACDGEVPAWSITAREATIELEGYSQLWHTSMQVKDHSVLYAPYAILPAKKKRQTGFLLPEVGQSSKRGLYYNQPFFWAISDTADLTYNAYWMELRGLMQGLEFRHHTTEDNKSWLRVDYLKDARTDSTEEDEPGGLDDDGLVRNNDDRFWVRGMFDGTLHDTQWKLKATVDYVSDQNYLREFSSGMSGFNRSQDDMEDLFGRSLAGEAQNRTSEVLLSRDWQRVGLGISSSFTQNVNVGNGNLTSSADNTVQTLPKIDLYLFKSNLVDGAALPVEIQATAQAANFWRHNGTTGARFEVAPQISIPLSGRYGSVISTVGLRHTQYSTSHKEPDGIQEQSATGTSRTIPSLNIAAFTEMARTFSLAGQDPAAGMKAGDSRWTMLRHSIQPRVSYDNTPNVNQDDNPFYDVDDRILARNELTYSVTNLFTRKRLSVSAGADEENPELVQRYDYSDFLRLRLQQSYDFREADRTEQLEKYSRRPFSDVELEARLSYDNIASLTSRTYWSPYIGMVTRHEHTLDFTYYERATFRTTFDFRQQVDEYKRKETETDDKLSSMNSELELKLWGPWTLGLNYEVDLEKGKDIEKGVDLLYSHQCFDLQFSYAKDGVEDEFSLWLALPGLSF; this is encoded by the coding sequence CTGACGTGCTTTCTGCTGACCGGGCATGGCGCGGCGCTGGCCGGCACCATTTCGGTGACGGATAGCGAGCAGGAAACCGTTCACTGGAATCTGACCGCGGACAGGGTTGTCACCCATAGTGACAGCAATATGATCGAAGCGTTCGGCAATGTGGCGCTCCGCGAAGGCGACGATTTTCTGAAAGCTGATTTTATCAGATATTTCGGCGATACGGACTGGGTGCTGCTGAAGGGCAATGTAAGCGTAAAAATGGGGCGCGACGTGGTGGACGCCTCTGAAGCCGAATTTGACCTGAAAAACAGAGTAGGATGGCTGCGCGACGGCTCGGTGTTTGTTGACGGACCGCATATCTATTTTTCCGGTGAGAGAGTGCAGAAGGACTTCGGCGATTCATACCGGTTCCGCAATGCCAAGATAACCGCGTGTGACGGCGAGGTGCCCGCATGGTCCATAACCGCGCGTGAAGCCACCATCGAGCTTGAAGGGTATTCACAGCTCTGGCATACCAGCATGCAGGTGAAGGACCACAGCGTGCTGTACGCTCCGTACGCCATTCTGCCTGCCAAAAAGAAACGGCAGACAGGCTTTCTGCTGCCCGAGGTGGGGCAGAGCTCAAAGCGCGGTTTGTATTATAACCAGCCATTTTTCTGGGCCATCAGCGACACGGCAGACCTGACGTACAATGCATACTGGATGGAGTTGCGCGGGCTGATGCAGGGGCTTGAGTTTCGTCACCACACCACTGAAGACAATAAAAGCTGGCTGCGTGTCGACTACCTGAAGGATGCCCGTACAGACAGCACCGAAGAAGACGAGCCGGGCGGACTGGACGATGATGGTCTGGTGCGGAACAACGATGACAGATTCTGGGTGCGCGGTATGTTCGACGGCACGCTGCACGATACGCAGTGGAAGCTGAAAGCCACGGTGGACTATGTTTCCGACCAGAATTACCTGCGTGAATTTTCGTCCGGTATGAGCGGTTTCAACCGCAGTCAGGACGATATGGAAGATCTGTTCGGCCGCAGCCTGGCCGGAGAGGCGCAGAACAGAACCAGTGAAGTGCTTCTTTCCCGTGACTGGCAGCGGGTGGGGCTTGGCATCAGTTCCAGCTTTACCCAGAACGTCAACGTGGGGAACGGCAACCTTACCTCTTCTGCCGATAATACCGTGCAGACCCTGCCCAAGATCGACCTGTATCTTTTTAAAAGTAACCTTGTGGACGGCGCCGCCCTGCCGGTGGAGATTCAGGCCACGGCACAGGCTGCCAACTTCTGGCGGCACAACGGTACCACCGGCGCACGCTTTGAAGTGGCTCCGCAGATCAGCATTCCCCTTTCCGGCCGGTACGGCTCCGTCATTTCCACCGTGGGATTGCGCCATACGCAGTATTCCACCAGTCACAAAGAACCGGACGGTATACAGGAGCAAAGTGCCACCGGTACGTCGCGTACCATTCCCAGCCTGAATATTGCGGCTTTTACCGAAATGGCGCGCACTTTCAGTCTGGCAGGGCAGGACCCTGCCGCAGGAATGAAAGCCGGAGATTCTCGCTGGACAATGCTGCGGCACAGTATTCAGCCACGTGTGAGTTACGACAATACCCCCAATGTCAATCAGGACGACAACCCGTTCTACGATGTGGACGACCGTATTCTGGCGCGTAACGAGCTGACCTATTCGGTGACCAACCTGTTCACGCGCAAGCGGCTGAGTGTGAGCGCGGGGGCTGATGAGGAAAATCCCGAACTGGTGCAGCGCTACGATTATTCCGATTTTCTGCGGTTGCGGCTGCAGCAGAGCTACGACTTCCGCGAAGCCGACCGCACCGAGCAGCTTGAAAAATACAGCCGGCGTCCTTTTTCCGATGTGGAGCTGGAAGCGCGCCTCAGCTACGACAACATAGCATCGCTCACCAGCCGCACCTATTGGTCTCCGTATATCGGCATGGTGACCCGCCATGAGCATACGCTGGATTTCACGTATTACGAGCGGGCTACGTTCCGCACCACGTTTGACTTCCGCCAGCAGGTGGACGAGTACAAGCGTAAAGAAACAGAAACGGATGACAAGCTGAGCTCCATGAATTCAGAACTGGAGCTGAAGCTGTGGGGGCCGTGGACGCTGGGACTTAACTACGAAGTGGATCTGGAAAAAGGCAAAGATATAGAGAAAGGCGTGGATCTGCTGTATTCGCATCAGTGTTTCGATCTGCAGTTCAGCTACGCCAAAGACGGCGTGGAAGACGAGTTCTCGTTGTGGCTGGCTTTGCCCGGCCTTAGCTTCTGA